In Ipomoea triloba cultivar NCNSP0323 chromosome 7, ASM357664v1, a single genomic region encodes these proteins:
- the LOC116026347 gene encoding zinc finger BED domain-containing protein RICESLEEPER 2-like translates to MIEKMKTKFDKYWGDCNLLMSIGAILDPRYKMRLVDFAFNQIYNANDARINVMKVRDALHDLFYEYVEMDNMKTRKGSSSMQNVESLSITSSCSTSKGKVVLSGLSLYDKYLDTVEDVTPKKSELDIYLEEGVYRCQDGEVTSEFDALAWWKSHELKFSILSLAHDVLAIPISTVASEATFNEGTRVLDPYRAKLSSDMVQVLVCGADWVRQLHGINKPIMTHEEKESVDVILRA, encoded by the exons ATGATTGaaaagatgaagacaaaatttgacaaatattgGGGTGATTGCAATCTTTTGATGTCTATTGGAGCAATACTTGATCCTAGGTACAAAATGAGATTAGTTGATTTTGCtttcaatcaaatatataatgcGAATGATGCCCGTATAAATGTGATGAAGGTTCGGGATGCATTACATGACTTGTTCTATGAATATGTTGAAATGGATAACATGAAAACTCGAAAAGGTAGTTCTTCTATGCAAAATGTGGAGAGTTTGTCAATTACTTCATCATGCTCAACTTCTAAAGGAAAAGTAGTTCTTTCTGGCTTGTCTTTGTATGATAAGTATTTGGACACTGTTGAAGATGTAACTCCAAAAAAATCGGAGTTGGACATTTACTTGGAGGAAGGGGTTTATAGGTGTCAAGATGGTGAAGTAACCTCTGAATTTGATGCCTTAGCTTGGTGGAAATCTCATGAATTGAAGTTTAGTATTTTGTCATTAGCACATGATGTTTTAGCTATTCCAATTAGTACTGTGGCATCAGAAGCCACATTCAATGAAGGCACTCGAGTTTTAGATCCTTATCGTGCTAAGCTATCTTCTGATATGGTTCAAGTTTTGGTTTGTGGAGCAGATTGGGTTCGTCAACTTCATGGGATCAATAAACCTATTATGACACAT gAGGAAAAAGAATCAGTTGATGTCATATTGCGAGCATGA
- the LOC116024865 gene encoding 60S ribosomal protein L18a-2 has protein sequence MAIYRFHQYQVVGRALPSESDEHPKIYRMKLWATNEVRAKSKFWYFLRKLKKVKKANGQVLAINEIFEKNPTTIKNFGIWLRYQSRTGYHNMYKEYRDTTLNGAVEQMYNEMASRHRVRHHCIQIIKTATVPAKLCKRESTKQFHNSKIKFPLVFKKVRPPSRKLKTTYKASKPNLFV, from the exons ATGGCGATTTACAGA TTCCATCAGTACCAAGTGGTCGGAAGAGCTCTCCCCTCTGAGTCCGATGAACACCCTAAGATCTATCGCATGAAGCTTTGGGCCACTAATGAGGTCCGTGCGAAGTCCAAGTTCTG GTATTTTTTGAGGAAGCTGAAGAAGGTGAAGAAAGCCAATGGCCAGGTCCTAGCTATCAATGAG ATCTTTGAGAAGAACCCTACCACTATAAAAAATTTTGGGATATGGCTGAGGTACCAAAGCAGAACCGGGTATCACAACATGTACAAGGAGTACCGTGATACAACTTTGAATGGTGCTGTTGAACAGATGTACAATGAAATGGCTTCACGTCACAGGGTCCGCCATCACTGCATTCAGATCATCAAGACGGCTACAGTCCCAGCCAAGCTCTGCAAGAGAGAGAGCACCAAACAGTTCCATAACTCAAAGATCAAGTTCCCATTGGTGTTCAAGAAGGTGAGGCCACCATCAAGGAAGCTCAAGACCACTTACAAGGCATCCAAACCCAACctctttgtttaa